A window of Natrinema versiforme contains these coding sequences:
- a CDS encoding VOC family protein, whose product MSRSSALPDDTRLGRTALRVADLTVTIEFYRDIVGLRVLDRDESRATLGVDDTPLLELLAESSAESRDERGAGLYHNAFRVPSRAALGAALGRIRDRWTLDGASDHGVSEALYCTDPEGNGVEIYRDRPREAWPRTEDGTARAAGGPLALSEVAAAADDAGSTGSQPAPGGTTLGHVHLEVSSLESTETFYVERLGLDISMSFAPGARFFSAGGYHHHVGANTWNQRSRTADGLGLAWFELLVPDADALEAVRERLADGGVSITETDGGIEVADPDGIAIRVRFAA is encoded by the coding sequence ATGAGCCGATCTTCCGCGCTTCCGGACGACACCCGCCTCGGCCGGACCGCGCTTCGCGTCGCCGATCTCACTGTGACAATCGAGTTCTATCGCGATATCGTCGGCCTCCGTGTGCTGGACCGCGACGAGTCGAGGGCGACACTCGGCGTCGACGACACGCCGCTGCTCGAGCTACTCGCGGAGTCGAGCGCCGAGTCACGCGACGAGCGGGGCGCGGGGCTCTATCACAACGCGTTCCGTGTCCCGTCGCGTGCGGCCCTCGGGGCGGCGCTCGGGCGAATTCGAGATCGCTGGACGCTCGACGGAGCCTCCGACCACGGAGTCAGCGAGGCGCTTTATTGCACCGACCCGGAGGGAAACGGCGTCGAAATCTACCGCGATCGGCCGCGAGAGGCGTGGCCGCGGACCGAGGACGGGACCGCCCGGGCGGCCGGTGGCCCGCTGGCCCTCTCGGAGGTCGCAGCGGCGGCGGACGACGCGGGCTCGACCGGCTCGCAACCGGCGCCCGGCGGGACGACCCTCGGCCACGTCCACCTCGAGGTATCATCGCTCGAGTCGACGGAGACGTTCTACGTCGAGAGGCTGGGGCTCGACATCTCGATGTCGTTCGCGCCCGGCGCGCGCTTTTTCTCGGCGGGCGGCTATCACCACCACGTCGGCGCGAACACCTGGAACCAGCGGTCGCGGACGGCGGACGGACTGGGACTGGCGTGGTTCGAACTCCTCGTTCCGGACGCCGACGCGCTCGAGGCGGTTCGAGAGCGACTCGCGGACGGCGGCGTCTCGATCACGGAGACCGACGGCGGCATCGAGGTGGCGGATCCGGACGGAATCGCGATCCGCGTTCGGTTCGCCGCGTAA
- a CDS encoding GNAT family N-acetyltransferase has translation MSMYPTGSLEDDVQRRVYEYVERNGAVTPAELARSIEIDDGRAHSKPARSGTYTETVAPDPDELRSCLEALQAEGYLTEVDGKFRVALEATTTDLECGDGVVTIRPAREEDREGVVETMRTVAADGTYVVAESVATELEREPAIVRANEERSRVCFVAEFEEGTDEERDESDADEAGTGSEAEVDSSGTGGHGRGEIIGWLHLDAPELSSLRHTAEVTVGVDPAFRRQGVGSSLLEYGLEWAAGAGYQKVYQNLPGTNEAAIEFLEDNGWQREGEHEGQYCLEGEFVDEIMLATWP, from the coding sequence ATGAGCATGTATCCGACGGGATCGCTCGAGGACGACGTGCAGCGCCGCGTCTACGAGTACGTCGAGCGTAACGGTGCAGTCACGCCGGCCGAGTTGGCGCGATCGATCGAGATCGACGACGGCCGCGCCCACTCGAAACCCGCCCGATCGGGTACCTACACGGAAACGGTCGCGCCGGACCCGGACGAGCTCCGATCCTGTCTCGAGGCGCTGCAGGCCGAGGGCTACCTGACCGAAGTCGACGGGAAGTTCAGGGTGGCACTCGAGGCGACGACGACGGACCTCGAGTGCGGGGACGGGGTCGTTACCATTCGACCGGCGCGCGAGGAAGACCGGGAGGGCGTCGTCGAGACGATGCGAACGGTCGCCGCGGACGGCACGTACGTCGTCGCCGAGAGCGTCGCGACGGAACTCGAGCGCGAACCGGCCATCGTCCGGGCCAACGAGGAGCGCTCGCGGGTCTGCTTCGTCGCGGAGTTCGAGGAGGGGACGGACGAAGAACGGGACGAAAGCGATGCGGACGAGGCTGGCACCGGAAGCGAGGCGGAGGTCGACTCGAGCGGAACGGGCGGGCACGGGAGAGGTGAAATCATCGGCTGGCTCCATCTCGACGCGCCCGAACTGTCGTCGCTCCGTCACACCGCCGAGGTAACCGTCGGCGTCGATCCCGCGTTCCGGCGGCAGGGCGTGGGCTCGTCGCTGCTCGAGTACGGCCTCGAGTGGGCCGCTGGTGCGGGATACCAGAAGGTCTACCAGAACCTTCCGGGGACGAACGAGGCCGCGATCGAGTTCCTCGAGGACAACGGCTGGCAGCGCGAGGGCGAACACGAGGGCCAGTACTGTCTCGAGGGCGAGTTCGTCGACGAGATCATGCTCGCGACGTGGCCCTGA
- a CDS encoding ubiquitin-like small modifier protein 1: MDIDLRFFATFREAVGEKERTRTVDDDATVGDVLTALEGEYDGLEGQLLEDGTIRPQLSVLKNGRNVVHMEGVDTTLAEGDVVSVFPPVAGG, from the coding sequence ATGGACATCGACCTCCGGTTCTTCGCCACCTTTCGGGAGGCCGTCGGGGAGAAAGAGCGGACGCGAACGGTCGACGACGACGCGACCGTCGGCGACGTGCTCACCGCGCTCGAGGGCGAGTACGACGGGCTCGAGGGACAGTTGCTCGAGGACGGGACGATCCGGCCCCAACTGAGCGTGTTGAAGAACGGCCGCAACGTGGTGCACATGGAAGGCGTCGACACGACGCTGGCGGAGGGCGACGTGGTGTCGGTGTTCCCACCGGTCGCGGGTGGATAG
- a CDS encoding AzlC family ABC transporter permease codes for MTGFDGSDADHDPGDPAGRATDEPVAESRAPADERQPVTFSREGIRAGLLTCLPVAVGVGGYGVAFGMLARRAGLSVAEAALMSATVLAGAAQIVAVELWAEPLPVATIVLTTLAINLRYSLMGAALGPWLERLSPGRSYGSLLLMADENWALTMRDLKSGSGRGAFLLGTGIAMWCFWVASTILGAAAGGVIGDPARYGIDFVLAAVFVALAAELWEGRSTLVPWLVALATAVAAAELVPGRWYILLGGLAAAAVEVILHDR; via the coding sequence GTGACGGGATTCGACGGCAGCGACGCCGATCACGACCCCGGCGACCCCGCCGGCCGGGCGACGGACGAACCGGTCGCGGAGAGCCGAGCCCCAGCCGACGAACGCCAGCCGGTCACGTTCAGCCGGGAGGGGATCCGCGCCGGCCTCCTCACCTGTCTCCCGGTCGCCGTCGGCGTCGGCGGCTACGGCGTCGCCTTCGGCATGCTCGCCCGCCGGGCCGGGCTGAGCGTCGCCGAGGCGGCGCTGATGAGCGCGACCGTGCTCGCCGGTGCCGCCCAGATCGTCGCCGTCGAGCTCTGGGCGGAGCCGCTCCCGGTCGCGACGATCGTCCTCACGACGCTCGCGATCAACCTGCGCTACTCGCTGATGGGGGCCGCGCTGGGCCCGTGGCTCGAGCGGCTCTCGCCGGGCCGGAGCTACGGCAGTCTGCTACTGATGGCAGACGAGAACTGGGCGCTGACGATGCGCGACCTCAAGTCCGGCAGCGGACGCGGCGCGTTCCTCCTCGGAACCGGTATCGCGATGTGGTGTTTCTGGGTCGCGTCGACGATCCTCGGCGCGGCCGCCGGCGGCGTGATCGGCGATCCGGCCCGCTACGGCATCGATTTCGTCCTCGCGGCGGTATTCGTCGCGCTCGCAGCCGAACTCTGGGAGGGGCGCTCGACGCTGGTGCCGTGGCTCGTCGCGCTCGCGACCGCGGTCGCGGCCGCGGAACTCGTTCCGGGCCGGTGGTACATCCTGCTCGGCGGCCTCGCGGCCGCTGCCGTCGAGGTGATCCTCCATGATCGCTGA
- a CDS encoding helix-turn-helix domain-containing protein — translation MSATNPDARNRGWQNDDQIDPQAVLAALDDGACRAILEATAEESLTATEVSKECDIPMSTAYRKVEMLTEAELVDEQVRINTSGKHATEYRKSFDDVLVSVAGEGVEIEMTKPDAETDSGAAYAVADD, via the coding sequence ATGTCCGCTACGAACCCTGACGCCCGAAACCGAGGCTGGCAGAACGACGATCAGATCGACCCGCAGGCCGTCCTCGCCGCGCTCGACGACGGCGCCTGCCGTGCGATTCTCGAGGCGACGGCCGAGGAGTCGCTGACGGCGACGGAGGTTTCCAAGGAGTGCGACATCCCGATGTCGACGGCCTACCGAAAGGTCGAGATGCTGACCGAGGCCGAACTGGTCGACGAGCAGGTCCGGATCAACACCTCGGGCAAGCACGCGACCGAGTACCGCAAGAGCTTCGACGACGTGCTCGTCTCCGTCGCTGGCGAGGGGGTCGAAATCGAGATGACCAAACCCGACGCCGAGACCGATTCCGGAGCCGCCTACGCCGTTGCCGACGACTGA
- a CDS encoding AzlD family protein, with amino-acid sequence MIAEGALALDPLVVGVILAMALVTALTKVGGLWVLRRIEVSERLEAGLSVLPGAIVIAILGPELAAGGPAEWGAAGVVLLVMWRTESILLSLCGGVGAVVLFRALV; translated from the coding sequence ATGATCGCTGAGGGGGCCCTCGCGCTCGATCCGCTCGTGGTCGGCGTCATCCTCGCCATGGCGCTCGTGACCGCGCTCACGAAGGTCGGCGGGCTCTGGGTCCTGCGCCGGATCGAGGTGAGCGAGCGACTCGAGGCCGGGCTCTCGGTCCTGCCGGGGGCGATCGTGATCGCGATCCTCGGGCCGGAACTGGCCGCCGGCGGGCCGGCGGAGTGGGGCGCAGCCGGTGTCGTCTTGCTGGTCATGTGGCGAACCGAGAGCATCCTGCTGTCGCTCTGTGGCGGCGTCGGGGCCGTGGTCCTGTTCCGGGCGCTCGTCTAG
- a CDS encoding YIP1 family protein — protein MSILKQWKGVNGYMIRDPGTFFSEYDETHGAGYPLAFMLLSFLATMLPFAALVMLFNLASPADAAIGIVVALIFGIVAWIFGVIEALVAHVIASLFGGRGASLTLEAYAFPTLIRSGLWWLPVIGWATGFYGWYLQIKGLAAFHDISTGKAVVAAVIAVILYIPAVIIIAAVIAAFVLDLGNPPETQPAMLLLDVLA, from the coding sequence ATGAGTATACTGAAACAATGGAAAGGTGTCAACGGCTACATGATTCGAGATCCGGGAACGTTCTTCTCGGAGTATGACGAGACCCACGGCGCGGGGTATCCGCTCGCGTTTATGCTGCTCTCGTTTCTCGCCACGATGCTGCCGTTCGCGGCGCTCGTGATGCTATTCAATCTGGCGTCGCCGGCGGACGCGGCAATCGGCATCGTCGTGGCGCTGATTTTCGGCATCGTCGCTTGGATTTTCGGTGTTATCGAGGCGCTGGTCGCCCACGTTATCGCCTCCCTGTTCGGCGGCCGCGGTGCGTCCCTGACACTCGAGGCGTACGCGTTTCCCACCCTCATCCGTAGCGGGCTCTGGTGGCTCCCAGTCATCGGCTGGGCCACCGGCTTCTACGGCTGGTACCTGCAGATCAAGGGACTCGCTGCATTTCACGACATCTCGACGGGGAAAGCTGTCGTGGCCGCGGTGATCGCCGTCATTCTGTACATCCCGGCTGTCATCATCATCGCCGCCGTCATCGCCGCGTTCGTCCTCGACCTCGGTAACCCGCCCGAGACGCAGCCGGCGATGCTCCTGCTCGATGTTCTCGCATAG
- a CDS encoding pyridoxamine 5'-phosphate oxidase family protein, with protein sequence MAIDQETEMTDAEIDDFLSRHETGVLSLARTDEPYAIPISYGYDDDAREFYMRMVSTPESEKRQFLESEPEARLVVYDEADSTYRSIIATGDLESIEPSALTPDEIAQYGDAKRPLFEIWAEGKDALNIELYRLVPSTLNGRRTEVDREE encoded by the coding sequence ATGGCCATCGACCAGGAAACCGAGATGACGGACGCGGAGATCGACGACTTCCTCAGCCGTCACGAGACGGGGGTGTTGTCGCTCGCGCGCACGGACGAACCCTACGCGATCCCGATTTCGTACGGCTACGACGACGATGCCCGTGAGTTCTACATGCGGATGGTATCGACGCCCGAGAGCGAGAAGCGCCAGTTCCTCGAGTCGGAGCCCGAAGCACGACTCGTCGTCTACGACGAAGCCGACTCGACCTACCGGAGCATCATCGCCACGGGAGACCTCGAGAGCATCGAGCCGTCGGCACTGACGCCGGACGAAATCGCCCAGTACGGGGATGCGAAGCGGCCGCTGTTCGAGATCTGGGCCGAGGGGAAAGACGCGCTGAATATCGAACTCTACCGTCTCGTGCCGTCGACGCTCAACGGGCGGCGGACCGAAGTCGATCGCGAGGAGTAA
- a CDS encoding FmdB family zinc ribbon protein, producing the protein MSRYEFTCPECGQEIEVNESMREATLTHGCPVCGASVTSSAFVTEQQTS; encoded by the coding sequence ATGAGCAGATACGAGTTCACGTGCCCGGAGTGCGGGCAGGAGATCGAGGTCAACGAATCGATGCGCGAGGCTACGCTCACCCACGGCTGTCCGGTCTGTGGAGCGTCGGTTACCTCCTCGGCGTTCGTTACGGAACAGCAGACGAGCTAG
- a CDS encoding helix-turn-helix domain-containing protein codes for MASGIRAEVKIDDPPDCVVAQASAEADGRVLSVSKSTSPSAPERVTEEFMLEAERYPDEFDVDADLSPIFSYGSSSVYRLERELGCGCPCECIEEHDCPVVDVRTQGAALYLTFHAPDMHGLQAVIGELRDRYANLDVQRLLQSQQDHNERNLVFVDRSTLTDRQTEVLETAHRMGYFEHPKRANAGEVADELDITGTTFTEHLAAAQTKLLDAILDHE; via the coding sequence ATGGCTTCGGGGATTCGCGCGGAGGTGAAGATCGACGACCCGCCCGACTGCGTCGTCGCGCAGGCCTCGGCGGAGGCCGACGGCCGGGTCCTCTCGGTCTCGAAGAGCACCAGCCCGTCCGCGCCCGAGCGCGTGACCGAGGAGTTCATGCTCGAGGCCGAGCGCTACCCCGACGAGTTCGACGTCGACGCGGACCTCTCGCCGATCTTCTCCTACGGCTCGAGTTCCGTCTATCGGCTCGAGCGCGAACTCGGATGTGGCTGTCCCTGCGAGTGCATCGAGGAACACGACTGTCCGGTGGTCGACGTCCGTACGCAGGGCGCGGCGCTGTACCTGACCTTTCACGCCCCGGATATGCACGGGCTGCAGGCGGTCATCGGCGAGTTACGCGACCGCTACGCGAACCTCGACGTCCAGCGGCTGCTCCAGTCCCAACAGGACCACAACGAGCGCAACCTCGTCTTCGTCGATCGGAGCACGCTGACTGATCGCCAGACGGAGGTCTTGGAGACGGCCCACCGAATGGGCTATTTCGAACACCCCAAGCGAGCCAACGCCGGCGAGGTCGCCGACGAACTCGACATCACCGGGACGACGTTCACCGAACACCTCGCGGCGGCCCAGACGAAGCTGCTGGACGCCATCTTGGACCACGAGTGA
- a CDS encoding Cdc6/Cdc18 family protein yields the protein MIADDRVLREDFVPSEVVHRHDEVSHLSETLEPLLSGGRPDPAFLFGPTGVGKTCIARYVLAQLCEQEPRVRVAYVNCWQKYTRFRVLYSILEAVGRATDVHRSTPKDELFERLSRTDDGPIVVVLDEVDQLEETAALYDIHRLSHVSPVLIANREVELFAGFDDRVRSRLHAGTRVRFDRYGTDELAAILAERAAKALEPASVSESQLRAIADAASGDARVGIGILRSAARRAERQGSASITDDVLEAAIPDARTAIRRKTVEGLIEHQRVLYDVIDEAGEIEPGDLYAEYERRVEEPKTNRTLRNYLTKMVHYDLIEAVGERRGRTYRLVDDLGGAEGES from the coding sequence GTGATCGCCGACGACCGCGTCCTGCGCGAGGATTTCGTGCCCAGCGAGGTGGTCCACCGCCACGACGAGGTGTCCCACCTCTCGGAGACCCTCGAGCCGCTGCTGTCCGGCGGACGGCCGGACCCCGCGTTCCTGTTCGGGCCGACGGGCGTCGGCAAGACCTGTATCGCTCGCTACGTCCTCGCCCAGTTGTGCGAACAGGAGCCGCGGGTGCGGGTCGCCTACGTCAACTGCTGGCAGAAGTACACGCGGTTTCGCGTGCTCTACAGCATCCTCGAGGCGGTCGGGCGGGCGACCGACGTCCACCGCTCGACGCCGAAAGACGAACTGTTCGAGCGACTCTCCCGGACGGATGACGGGCCGATCGTCGTCGTGTTAGACGAGGTCGACCAGTTAGAGGAGACGGCCGCGTTGTACGACATTCACCGACTCTCCCACGTCTCGCCCGTCTTGATCGCCAACCGCGAGGTGGAGCTATTCGCGGGCTTCGACGACCGGGTACGCTCGAGACTGCACGCCGGGACGCGGGTTCGGTTCGACCGCTACGGCACCGACGAGCTCGCGGCGATCCTCGCCGAACGGGCCGCGAAGGCCCTCGAGCCAGCGTCGGTGAGCGAGTCGCAACTGCGAGCGATCGCCGACGCCGCGTCGGGGGACGCCCGCGTCGGAATCGGCATCCTCCGGTCGGCCGCCCGCCGGGCGGAGCGACAGGGGTCGGCGTCGATTACGGACGACGTGCTCGAGGCGGCGATCCCGGACGCGCGGACGGCGATCCGCCGGAAGACCGTCGAGGGGCTGATCGAACACCAGCGGGTGCTGTACGACGTGATCGACGAGGCGGGCGAGATCGAACCCGGCGACCTCTACGCGGAGTACGAGCGCCGCGTCGAGGAGCCGAAGACGAACCGGACGCTGCGCAACTACCTGACGAAGATGGTCCACTACGACCTGATCGAGGCCGTCGGCGAGCGCCGGGGCCGGACCTACCGACTGGTCGATGACCTCGGCGGGGCCGAGGGCGAGTCGTGA
- a CDS encoding ATP-binding protein: MAAADSSADALRSRLRHRDAVADLGQRALESSDLDGTLADAAAVVTETLEIDACSVLELYPDGDAAVLRAGVGWERGAVGSTTVATDPESWAGAPLESPEPIVMAGGGRDGGAEIAPLADAECPRRLGVAIGDPAEPWGVLVGHATAAREFGDHEIDFLADTAALLESAVENERELAESNRTLQRLYAITADDERTFDETVDDLLALGRERLGLEGGFLARIDEAADRFEVTHASGGTDGLRPGTVSSLSNAYCERTIESEDLLAFTDSPLEHGIGEDAYEEWELESYLGGRVIVDGDTYGTLCFEDESARSRPFTPAERSFVELATQWVSDELERRAYRRDLAESEHRYRTLVEHFPNGMVALFDGELEYTLAGGEILEEIDLSVSEFVGQTVRERYEGETRETFETNFQAALEGDHRSFEFSLHGREWTAHAVPIEDEGGEVFAGMVMVQDVTEAKAKQRQLRERESRLERFKEYTDDVIDAIDDVFYVLDETGDLTRWNETLTEVTGYTDAEVASMHSLEFFGDEDATDIAAAIEEAFETGRTRAEATVRTKDGTEIPYEFVASALENPDGEPVVTGIGRDVTDQREYQRTLEGLVDDLEESNRRLEQFAYAASHDLQEPLRMVSSYLTLVERRYGDELDADGEEFIEFAVDGAIRMQEMIDGLLRYSRVDTQGDPFRTVDVDAVVADVLADLEVRIDETDAEIAVESLPRVDGDPGQLRQLFQNLLDNAITYSGDGTPRISVFAEKDETRWMVSVRDRGIGIEPGDTDRIFQVFDRLHSHEEYDGTGIGLALCQRIVERHDGEITVESEPGEGTTFSVALPTAPETDAESATEPETDADANGPTDE, encoded by the coding sequence ATGGCTGCCGCTGATTCGTCAGCAGATGCTCTTCGCTCGCGGCTCCGTCACCGGGATGCCGTCGCGGACCTCGGCCAGCGAGCCCTCGAGTCGTCCGATCTCGACGGGACGCTTGCCGACGCGGCCGCGGTCGTCACGGAGACGCTCGAGATCGACGCCTGTTCGGTCCTCGAACTGTATCCGGACGGCGATGCGGCGGTGTTGCGAGCGGGCGTCGGCTGGGAGCGGGGGGCCGTCGGCTCGACGACGGTCGCGACCGATCCCGAGTCGTGGGCCGGCGCGCCCCTCGAGTCGCCGGAGCCGATCGTCATGGCCGGCGGAGGCCGTGATGGGGGCGCCGAAATCGCCCCGCTCGCGGACGCCGAATGCCCCCGGCGACTCGGTGTCGCGATCGGCGACCCGGCGGAGCCGTGGGGCGTCTTGGTCGGCCACGCGACGGCGGCCCGCGAGTTCGGCGACCACGAGATCGACTTCCTCGCGGATACCGCGGCCCTCCTCGAGTCGGCGGTCGAGAACGAACGGGAACTGGCGGAGTCGAACCGCACCCTGCAACGCCTCTACGCGATCACCGCCGACGACGAGCGGACGTTCGACGAGACGGTCGACGACCTGCTCGCGCTCGGCCGCGAGCGGCTCGGGCTCGAGGGCGGCTTTCTGGCGCGGATCGACGAGGCCGCCGACCGCTTCGAGGTGACCCACGCCAGCGGCGGGACCGACGGGCTCCGGCCGGGGACGGTCTCGTCGCTGTCGAACGCTTACTGCGAGCGGACCATCGAATCGGAGGATCTGCTCGCGTTCACCGACTCGCCGCTCGAGCACGGAATCGGCGAGGACGCCTACGAGGAGTGGGAGCTCGAGTCGTATCTCGGTGGCCGGGTGATCGTCGACGGCGACACCTACGGCACGCTCTGCTTCGAAGACGAGTCGGCTCGCTCGAGGCCGTTCACCCCGGCGGAGCGCTCGTTCGTCGAACTCGCGACCCAGTGGGTCAGCGACGAACTCGAGCGCCGGGCCTATCGGCGCGACTTGGCGGAGAGCGAACACCGGTACCGGACCCTCGTCGAGCACTTCCCGAACGGGATGGTCGCGCTGTTCGACGGGGAGCTGGAATACACGCTCGCCGGGGGCGAGATTCTCGAGGAGATCGATCTCTCGGTCTCGGAGTTCGTCGGCCAGACGGTTCGTGAACGGTACGAAGGCGAAACGCGCGAGACGTTCGAAACGAACTTTCAGGCCGCGCTCGAGGGCGACCACCGGTCGTTCGAGTTCAGCCTCCACGGCCGCGAGTGGACGGCCCACGCGGTGCCGATCGAGGACGAGGGAGGCGAGGTGTTCGCCGGGATGGTCATGGTCCAAGACGTCACCGAGGCCAAGGCGAAACAACGCCAACTCCGCGAGCGCGAGTCCCGCCTCGAGCGCTTCAAGGAGTACACCGACGACGTGATCGACGCGATCGACGACGTGTTCTACGTCCTCGACGAGACGGGGGACCTCACGCGGTGGAACGAGACGCTCACCGAGGTGACGGGCTATACGGACGCGGAGGTCGCGTCGATGCACTCCCTCGAGTTCTTCGGGGACGAGGACGCGACCGACATCGCGGCCGCGATCGAGGAGGCCTTCGAAACGGGCCGCACGCGCGCCGAAGCGACGGTGCGGACGAAAGACGGCACGGAAATCCCCTACGAGTTCGTCGCCTCGGCGCTCGAGAACCCGGACGGCGAGCCGGTCGTCACCGGGATCGGGCGGGACGTGACCGACCAGCGGGAGTACCAGCGCACGCTCGAGGGGCTGGTCGACGACCTCGAGGAGTCGAACCGGCGGCTCGAGCAGTTCGCCTACGCGGCCTCTCACGACCTCCAAGAGCCCCTGCGGATGGTCTCGAGCTACCTCACGCTGGTCGAGCGACGGTACGGCGACGAACTTGACGCGGACGGCGAGGAGTTCATCGAGTTCGCGGTCGACGGGGCCATACGGATGCAGGAGATGATCGACGGGCTCCTCCGGTACTCCCGGGTCGACACGCAGGGCGATCCGTTCCGCACCGTCGATGTCGACGCCGTCGTCGCGGACGTGCTGGCCGACCTCGAGGTACGGATCGACGAGACCGACGCCGAGATCGCCGTCGAGTCGCTGCCTCGGGTCGACGGCGATCCCGGCCAACTCCGTCAGTTGTTCCAGAACCTGCTCGACAACGCGATTACCTATTCCGGCGATGGAACCCCACGTATATCCGTATTCGCGGAGAAAGATGAGACAAGATGGATGGTTTCAGTTCGCGATCGGGGGATCGGGATCGAACCGGGCGACACGGACCGTATCTTTCAGGTGTTCGATCGCCTCCACAGCCACGAGGAGTACGACGGCACCGGAATCGGACTCGCGCTCTGCCAGCGGATCGTCGAGCGCCACGACGGCGAGATCACCGTCGAGTCGGAGCCCGGCGAGGGGACGACGTTCTCGGTCGCGCTCCCGACCGCACCCGAGACGGACGCGGAATCGGCGACGGAACCGGAGACCGATGCGGACGCGAACGGGCCAACCGATGAGTGA